The following coding sequences lie in one Megalodesulfovibrio gigas DSM 1382 = ATCC 19364 genomic window:
- a CDS encoding YqaA family protein, with protein MKLFQSWMDRIWRLADSAGAERALAIVSCIESIFFPVPPDLMLIPMCLANRAKAFRYATICLVASILGGVIGYVIGYYFMEAIGQRIVEFYHFDAQILKIEAWYNKYSAWAVAIAGLTPVPYKVCTLTAGMFKISFPIFMVASVLSRGLRFFAVAGLIYLYGEKVRFFLEKRFDLVLTVSAVLVVLGFVVVKFF; from the coding sequence ATGAAGCTGTTTCAGTCCTGGATGGATCGCATCTGGCGTCTTGCGGATTCCGCCGGCGCGGAGCGGGCTCTGGCCATTGTGTCCTGCATCGAGTCCATCTTTTTTCCGGTGCCGCCGGATCTCATGCTCATCCCCATGTGTCTGGCCAACCGGGCCAAGGCCTTCCGCTATGCCACCATCTGCCTGGTGGCCTCCATTCTTGGCGGGGTGATTGGCTATGTGATCGGGTATTACTTCATGGAAGCGATTGGACAGCGCATTGTTGAATTCTATCATTTTGACGCGCAGATCCTCAAGATCGAGGCCTGGTACAACAAGTACAGCGCCTGGGCCGTGGCCATTGCAGGGCTCACGCCGGTGCCGTACAAGGTGTGCACGCTCACGGCGGGCATGTTCAAGATCAGCTTCCCCATTTTTATGGTTGCTTCTGTGCTGTCGCGCGGGTTGCGTTTTTTTGCCGTGGCCGGGCTCATTTATCTGTATGGGGAAAAGGTCCGCTTCTTTCTAGAAAAACGGTTCGACCTCGTGCTCACTGTCAGCGCGGTGCTGGTGGTGCTGGGATTCGTGGTCGTGAAATTCTTTTAG
- a CDS encoding Mrp/NBP35 family ATP-binding protein — protein sequence MSDCSSCPSKAQGGAGGIDDKLVKQDTAIANTLSRIRYKLFVMSGKGGVGKSSITVNLAAVLANMGYKVGIMDVDIHGPSVPAMLGLGSGLETAEDKRILPQQYNERLSVVSMDSLLKDRNQAVLWRGPMKHSAIRQFIADVAWGDLDFLVIDSPPGTGDEHMTVLKTIPDALCVVVTTPQEVSLADVRKAINFLQYAKANILGVVENMSGLCCPHCGGDISLFKKGGGLKLAEQYGLPFLGAVPLDPATVVAGDRGAPVALLEEESPAKRAFQALAATVARAVTDSLEAAATIHS from the coding sequence ATGAGTGATTGCAGCAGCTGCCCGTCCAAGGCGCAAGGGGGCGCAGGCGGCATTGACGACAAGCTGGTGAAGCAGGACACGGCCATTGCCAACACGCTTTCCCGCATCCGGTACAAGCTGTTTGTCATGAGCGGCAAGGGTGGCGTGGGCAAGAGTTCCATCACCGTGAACCTGGCTGCCGTGCTGGCGAACATGGGGTACAAGGTGGGCATCATGGATGTGGACATCCACGGCCCCTCGGTGCCGGCCATGCTGGGCCTGGGCAGCGGGCTGGAAACCGCTGAAGACAAGCGCATCCTGCCCCAGCAGTACAACGAGCGGCTGAGCGTGGTGTCCATGGACTCCCTGCTCAAGGACCGCAATCAGGCAGTGCTCTGGCGCGGTCCCATGAAGCACTCCGCCATCCGGCAGTTCATTGCCGACGTGGCCTGGGGCGATCTGGACTTTTTGGTCATCGACTCTCCCCCCGGCACCGGCGACGAGCACATGACCGTGCTGAAAACCATCCCCGACGCCTTGTGCGTGGTTGTCACCACGCCCCAGGAAGTGTCGTTGGCGGACGTGCGCAAGGCCATCAATTTCCTGCAGTATGCCAAGGCGAACATCCTGGGCGTGGTGGAAAACATGAGCGGACTGTGCTGCCCGCATTGCGGCGGAGACATCAGCCTGTTCAAGAAGGGCGGCGGCCTCAAGCTGGCTGAACAGTATGGGCTGCCGTTCCTGGGCGCCGTGCCCCTGGACCCCGCCACCGTGGTGGCGGGCGACCGCGGCGCGCCCGTGGCCCTGCTGGAAGAAGAATCCCCGGCCAAGCGGGCCTTCCAGGCCCTGGCCGCCACCGTGGCCCGTGCCGTGACGGACAGCCTGGAAGCCGCCGCCACCATCCATAGCTGA